One window of the Gossypium hirsutum isolate 1008001.06 unplaced genomic scaffold, Gossypium_hirsutum_v2.1 scaffold_239, whole genome shotgun sequence genome contains the following:
- the LOC121226512 gene encoding agamous-like MADS-box protein AP1, whose protein sequence is GNWSMDYNRLKAKVELLQRNHRALHGEELESLSLKELQNLEQQLDTALKLIRSKKSKPGAINRERGDIAFSMFKIIKEREKTVAQQQQQQPHGAARPCSTHHLSAATPPPSNIGYTLIGIILIYQDA, encoded by the exons GGCAACTGGTCCATGGACTATAATAGACTTAAAGCTAAGGTTGAGCTCTTGCAGAGAAATCACAGG GCATTACATGGAGAAGAATTAGAGTCATTGAGTCTCAAGGAGCTGCAGAATTTGGAGCAGCAGCTTGATACTGCTCTTAAACTTATTCGTTCAAAAAAAA GCAAACCAGGAGCAATAAACCGAGAAAGAGGTGACATAGCTTTTTCCATGTTCAAGATT ATCAAAGAGAGGGAGAAGACAGTGGCGCAGCAACAGCAGCAGCAGCCGCATGGGGCAGCAAGACCATGCTCAACACATCACCTTTCTGCTGCCACCCCTCCTCCCTCGAATATCGGGTACACCCTCATTGGCATCATCCTAATATATCAAGATGCATGA